TATTGATGGAACATGTAATTTACAAGGTAAAAAAACAGGAGAGTGTTAAAAATTCCGCTTAATAAAAAGCGGAATTTTTAAGTGAATATTTAGCAAATATCTAAAGAACAAATACTAGAATTTTACCATATGGTTGTTTTTTTCTGTCTGAATATGTATTATAAAAAACAATGGATAAAATATGTTATGGATCTGTGGTATAAGGAGGAACCATTTGTGACCAATCAACCTAAAGTTAAAATAATTGAACCAATTGGCGGCAGTATTGGCACCATAAGACCTCGTAAGGCTAAAACAACCATCGGCATTATTTTGGAGAACCCTGAATTTGAAATACCTTATAAAAATGTTCTGCCAAATAATAGGATTGCCGGGGCCCACACAGGGAAATTTGAATACCGTTGGCAATATGCGAAAGAAGACGATGCATATCTGCTGTATGTTGCCTATACGGAAGGTGTAGGGTTTGCTATTAAATTTCAACGCAACAAGGCTGGGCAAATTTTGGAGAAACTCCAAGAGCTTAATACAAAATCACCCATGTTTGGTATTATTCTTCGTTTTAAAGAACACCATAGCCCGGACCTTTATGATGATTCCCTTACCCTGGTAGGACTGGAATTTGATAAAGATCCTGAAGCTGGTTGGCCGGCATAAATAATAGGAAAGAGCGAACTGGAAACAATTCCTGTTCGCTCTTTTTGGGCATGGGAAGTTTTAGGCTATAACGGTCACAGTGTCTTAAAAGATACGGTAACCTCTAGGGGGTGGATTTAGGTCGTTTTACCTCCTAGTTTCCTCAATAAACAAGTTATTCAAGCGGGTTTTAGATATTATGTGGTAAACACCTTCTTGGGCTTCAATTTGCCGTACTATACCACTTTTGAAAGCTTGGAATTCCTGTACCTCTTTGTTCTGCTGTTCTAGGATATTAACCATTTCATTAATTTTTTCTTTGAGTTCTTTAAACTGGGGATGGTCTCCCAACGTTTTTTCCAATTCGTGTGAAAGCACTACTGTACTGGACATGAGTTTGCTAACCTCATCGTCCCCAATGTAGATAAAGGTGCTTCGGTCTGTGAGCTCTTGGCCACGGGTTCTTACTTGAATAGTACCTTTTTCCTCTAGCTTGTTCAAAGCATCCACAAGAATAGTGGGAAGTAATAAACCCATCTCGTCAGCAATTTCCGATATGCTTTTTACACAAATACCATCTACAGATTTATCACGTATAAAATTAGCGACCCGCGTCAGCAGTCCTTTAGATATTCTTCGCGGTTTACAACCACAGGTGTTCTTTTCTGTCATGGGTAATTCCTCCTATAAAAAACCATCTTTATTAATTAAACCAAACAACCTTTTCTATGTAAATATCAAACCATGATGTTTATTGTGGTAAAGCCAACAAAACTGGCTCCATAATTTAAGGCAGAGGTCTATTATCCTAGCGAAAAAGATAAAATACGCCTTAGTAATATTAAAGGTACTGGTTCTATTATTTTTCTATTCCAGTGATTTTACTTTAGTTTAATAAATTATTAGCATTACCTTACAGGGTTCTGTCGTGAGGTTTGGGAAAATAGGAAAAGTAAGTACAATGTAATATTACCGTAATAAATAAATTATTAGTGTATATTATAATAATTGTATAATTAGTTTAAAAGGGAGGAATAACAATGAAACATGAATTGCCTAAGTTACCCTACGACTATAATGCACTGGAACCCCACTATGATGAACAAACTGTAAGACTACATCATGATGCTCACCATAAAGCATATGTTGATGGTTTAAATAATGCAGAGACTAAACTAGCGGAGGCAAGGGAGAAGGGTGACTTTGCTCTGATTAAACATTGGGAGCGTGAGCTGGCCTTCCATGGATCTGGTCATATTCTACATACCCTGTTCTGGGAGAATATGAGCCCAGAGGGTGGTGGACCTGCCAATGGTCAGATTGCAGAAGAAATAAACAAGTTCTTTGGTAGCTTTGATAACTTTAAAAAGCAGTTTTCCGCTGCTGCAGTTGCAGTAGAAGGTTCCGGTTGGACCCTGTTATGCTATAATCCAATCTTTAAAAAACTTGAAATTCTAACAGCAGAAAAGCATCAAAATTTAACACAATGGGGTGTAATTCCTCTGTTAGTAATGGATTTATGGGAGCATGCATATTATCTAAAGTACCAGAACAAACGAGCTGCCTGGGTAGAAGCTTGGTGGAACTTAGTAAACTGGGAAGACGTTAATAAAAGAGTTGCCTCTTGCCTGAGCTAATTAAAAAAATAAAAAGGGGCTGTGTTGAAACTTTTGTTTCGGCACAGCCCCTTTTTATTTTCTATAAGAATATCTATTTAACGTTTAGAGGCAAGGTTTTAACGCTTATATTATCCCGAAGCCAGAGGGTACGTATAACTTCTTCAACTTCAGTTTGATTTCCACTGGTGTAAAATTGTTCTGTTCCAAGGGGACCACTATTCTTTGCTAAATTACATGCGCTTAATACCCTGCTCACCTGTTTGGCCACTGCCTGACCAGTGT
This genomic interval from Desulforamulus reducens MI-1 contains the following:
- a CDS encoding superoxide dismutase, which codes for MKHELPKLPYDYNALEPHYDEQTVRLHHDAHHKAYVDGLNNAETKLAEAREKGDFALIKHWERELAFHGSGHILHTLFWENMSPEGGGPANGQIAEEINKFFGSFDNFKKQFSAAAVAVEGSGWTLLCYNPIFKKLEILTAEKHQNLTQWGVIPLLVMDLWEHAYYLKYQNKRAAWVEAWWNLVNWEDVNKRVASCLS